A genomic region of Candidatus Ryanbacteria bacterium CG10_big_fil_rev_8_21_14_0_10_43_42 contains the following coding sequences:
- a CDS encoding preprotein translocase subunit SecA, translating into MQFLEKIFGDPSTSFAKKSQFVVGKIGAFEKDMEVLTADDFPKKTLEFKERLGKGESLDDILPEAFALVREVSKRTVGMRHFDVQLLGGMALHKGHIAEMRTGEGKTLVATLPVYLNALMGKGVHVITVNDYLARRDAVWMGQIYDALGMSVGCVAHDGAYRYNPHFKNAEEEDAVRDAVGSFKIIHEFLEPVSRKEAYGADITYGTNNEFGFDYLRDNMAYKPEQVAQENHYFAIIDEMDSILIDEARTPLIISAPDQDSGDLYQVFAEIVPKLKAGEDYNVDEKQKATTLTEEGIEKAESLLGIKDIYTEKGMRYVHHLEQALRAEALYKLDKDYVVKDGEIIIVDEFTGRLMPGRRWSEGLHQAIEAKEKVPIQKESRTLASITFQNYFRLYEKIAGMTGTAKTSTEEFHKVYGLNVATIPTNKPLVRDDKPDQVYQTYAGKMRAVIRTIKECHERRQPILVGTISIDKNEYLSALLKKEGVPHQVLNAKNHESEASIIAQAGRPGAVTIATNMAGRGVDIILGGNPPDEREAKEVRNAGGLFMLGTERHEARRIDNQLRGRAGRQGDPGVSQFYVSLEDDLMRIFGSDRIKNLMGTFGIPEDEPIENRMVSRSLESAQAKIEGFHFDARKHLLDYDDVMNRQREAVYRTRKELLKSTEEDLKDRISTMIEEDISHLVGMHTMHLAEDWNITEIIENIHAMNISTEGLEKELTDIKGMQESDTVRRGNMEEVLIARAHDAFAKKEKELKEGFLNVIRFFALQTIDSLWTDHLEAMDYTRSSVRLRAYGQRDPLVEYKNESVKLFRQFNMAVEHLIALNIFKFSVSPQAAHNHVHAPNEGQLTFSRPSLTGAPAAETSNASGTHTATAKQASVDPKYQNIGRNDPCPCGSGKKFKKCHGK; encoded by the coding sequence ATGCAATTTTTAGAAAAAATTTTTGGAGATCCCAGTACTTCGTTTGCTAAAAAATCACAGTTCGTTGTGGGTAAAATTGGCGCATTTGAAAAGGATATGGAAGTTCTTACGGCGGATGATTTCCCAAAAAAGACACTCGAATTCAAAGAGCGTCTGGGAAAGGGCGAGTCGCTGGATGACATTCTTCCCGAAGCATTTGCTTTGGTGCGGGAGGTATCGAAACGTACGGTTGGCATGCGTCATTTTGATGTTCAGCTGTTGGGTGGTATGGCCCTTCATAAGGGGCATATTGCCGAGATGCGTACCGGAGAAGGAAAAACGCTCGTTGCAACATTGCCCGTATATTTAAATGCGCTAATGGGCAAGGGCGTGCATGTTATTACCGTGAACGATTATTTGGCGCGACGGGATGCGGTATGGATGGGGCAGATATATGATGCGTTAGGTATGAGTGTGGGATGTGTAGCGCATGATGGGGCGTATCGGTATAATCCTCATTTTAAAAATGCTGAAGAGGAAGACGCGGTGCGGGACGCGGTGGGGAGTTTTAAAATTATCCATGAGTTTTTAGAACCGGTAAGCCGTAAAGAGGCTTATGGGGCTGACATTACATACGGTACCAATAATGAATTCGGGTTCGATTATTTGCGCGATAATATGGCGTATAAGCCGGAACAGGTTGCGCAAGAAAATCATTATTTTGCCATTATAGACGAAATGGACTCCATTTTAATTGATGAAGCGCGTACACCGCTTATTATTTCGGCTCCCGATCAGGATTCCGGTGATTTGTATCAGGTATTTGCCGAGATAGTGCCAAAGCTAAAAGCGGGAGAAGATTATAACGTTGATGAAAAACAAAAGGCAACCACTCTCACCGAGGAAGGTATTGAAAAAGCAGAGTCGCTTTTGGGAATTAAGGACATATATACGGAAAAGGGTATGCGGTATGTGCATCATTTAGAGCAGGCGTTAAGAGCTGAAGCTCTCTATAAGCTCGACAAAGATTATGTTGTAAAAGACGGCGAAATTATTATCGTAGATGAGTTTACGGGGCGTCTGATGCCGGGACGGAGATGGTCGGAAGGGCTTCATCAGGCGATAGAAGCAAAAGAAAAGGTACCTATTCAGAAAGAATCCCGCACACTTGCGTCCATAACATTTCAGAATTATTTTCGGCTATATGAAAAAATTGCGGGCATGACGGGTACCGCCAAAACATCCACGGAAGAATTTCATAAAGTATACGGCCTTAATGTGGCGACCATTCCCACAAATAAGCCGCTTGTTCGTGATGACAAGCCCGATCAGGTGTATCAGACATATGCGGGGAAAATGCGTGCGGTAATACGGACAATAAAAGAATGCCATGAACGGCGTCAGCCCATATTGGTAGGAACTATATCCATTGATAAGAATGAATATCTTTCCGCACTTCTTAAAAAAGAAGGAGTACCGCATCAGGTGCTTAATGCAAAAAACCATGAGTCGGAGGCAAGTATTATTGCTCAAGCAGGCCGTCCGGGCGCCGTAACAATTGCCACCAACATGGCGGGGCGTGGTGTTGATATTATCTTAGGTGGTAATCCGCCGGACGAACGAGAAGCAAAAGAAGTACGTAACGCGGGTGGACTCTTTATGCTTGGCACGGAACGTCATGAGGCGAGGCGTATCGATAATCAGCTTCGTGGACGTGCCGGTCGACAGGGAGATCCGGGCGTATCTCAGTTCTATGTATCTTTGGAAGATGATCTTATGCGTATTTTCGGATCTGATAGGATAAAGAATCTTATGGGAACATTCGGTATTCCGGAGGATGAGCCCATTGAAAACAGAATGGTTTCCCGCTCTTTGGAATCGGCGCAGGCAAAAATCGAAGGATTCCACTTCGATGCCCGGAAACACCTTCTTGATTATGATGATGTTATGAATCGTCAGCGTGAAGCTGTGTATCGCACCCGAAAGGAACTACTGAAAAGTACCGAAGAGGATCTTAAAGATCGTATTTCCACGATGATAGAAGAAGATATTTCTCATCTGGTGGGTATGCACACGATGCATTTGGCGGAGGATTGGAATATTACTGAGATTATTGAAAATATTCACGCAATGAATATTTCTACGGAGGGGCTTGAAAAAGAGCTTACAGATATAAAAGGGATGCAAGAATCGGATACGGTACGCCGAGGAAACATGGAAGAGGTGCTTATAGCGCGTGCTCATGATGCGTTTGCAAAAAAAGAGAAGGAATTAAAAGAAGGATTTTTAAATGTTATCCGGTTTTTTGCGCTTCAAACAATTGATTCTTTATGGACGGATCACTTGGAAGCAATGGATTACACGAGAAGTTCCGTACGTCTTCGTGCATACGGGCAACGGGATCCATTAGTGGAGTACAAAAATGAATCTGTAAAATTATTTCGGCAGTTTAATATGGCGGTAGAGCATCTCATAGCACTTAATATCTTTAAGTTTTCCGTGTCTCCACAAGCGGCACATAATCATGTGCATGCGCCGAACGAAGGCCAGCTTACCTTTTCCCGGCCGTCGCTCACCGGCGCTCCGGCTGCGGAAACCTCAAATGCCTCGGGAACACATACCGCTACCGCCAAGCAGGCATCAGTGGATCCGAAATATCAAAACATAGGCCGCAACGATCCGTGTCCGTGCGGGTCCGGCAAAAAATTTAAGAAGTGTCATGGGAAGTGA
- a CDS encoding UDP-N-acetylenolpyruvoylglucosamine reductase, producing the protein MEIQIQENVPLAPYTYLNIGGLARFFVEAKKEKDILNALIWAKENDMPYYIIGAGSNILVADKGFAGLVIKISLHDISFGVNGMCINAGVPMALAAARSVAEGYIGFEWAMGVPGTVGGSVYGNAGCFGGEMKDVVKAVRVLEQQEEGFKKRIFTNEECKFGYRESFFKKHPEIIILSVDMQLKEGTPEEINTARLHMRSSAQARVQEQDIGVRTAGSTFKGIPITDSTEKRMYTYGPKWQRGENTCWVHESRRGMFGAGFFIEQSGLKGMRIGGVSVSEKHANFMVNTGTATAEDVVMLIAVIKERVHSMCGIMLEEEIRYVGF; encoded by the coding sequence ATGGAAATTCAGATACAAGAAAATGTCCCTCTTGCACCTTATACCTATCTCAATATAGGCGGACTCGCCCGATTTTTTGTGGAAGCAAAAAAGGAGAAGGATATTTTGAATGCCCTCATATGGGCGAAAGAGAACGATATGCCGTATTATATTATTGGTGCGGGATCAAATATATTAGTGGCAGATAAGGGATTTGCCGGTCTTGTCATTAAAATATCTCTTCATGACATATCATTTGGTGTAAATGGTATGTGTATTAATGCCGGTGTTCCCATGGCGCTTGCCGCGGCGCGATCGGTGGCAGAAGGATATATTGGATTCGAGTGGGCTATGGGAGTGCCGGGTACGGTTGGCGGTTCCGTGTATGGTAATGCCGGATGTTTTGGCGGAGAAATGAAGGATGTTGTAAAAGCAGTAAGAGTGTTGGAACAACAGGAAGAAGGTTTTAAAAAACGTATTTTTACGAATGAAGAATGCAAGTTTGGGTATCGAGAAAGTTTTTTTAAGAAACATCCTGAAATAATTATTCTTTCAGTGGACATGCAATTAAAAGAAGGAACACCTGAAGAAATAAATACCGCACGCTTACACATGCGAAGCTCCGCACAGGCACGTGTTCAAGAACAAGATATCGGCGTACGGACCGCCGGCAGTACGTTTAAAGGGATTCCTATTACGGACAGTACGGAAAAACGCATGTATACGTATGGACCAAAGTGGCAGAGGGGAGAAAACACCTGTTGGGTGCATGAAAGTAGAAGAGGTATGTTTGGCGCGGGATTCTTTATTGAACAATCCGGTTTGAAAGGTATGCGAATAGGAGGAGTTTCCGTTTCGGAAAAACACGCTAACTTTATGGTAAATACGGGAACGGCGACGGCGGAGGATGTTGTTATGCTTATTGCTGTTATAAAAGAACGTGTGCATAGTATGTGCGGCATAATGCTTGAAGAAGAAATTCGTTACGTTGGATTTTAA